TATTGCGGGGGCTTTTTTGGGCAACGATTTAAGCCTTATCGTCAAGGGCGGTTCGCTCGTCCTTGGCAGAGGATATTTCTGGTCGAACTCGACGGGGCAAGGAGAAGAAAGGTAAGGCTAAGGATAAACGGTGAATAGGACGGCTCTAATCTACGATCCCGTTTTCTTGGAACATAAGACCGGCGCAAAGCATCCCGAAAAGCCGGAAAGGCTCCTGGCCGTCATGGGTCATCTCAAGGAGACTGGCATACTACCCAAGCTCGCTCAGGTAAGACCGAGGAAGGCGACGATGGGTGAGATAGCCATGGTCCACGTCAAGGATTACATCAGTGAGCTCAAGACCATGACCGATAAGGGCGGCGGCCACTTGGATCTGGATACGGTCGTCTCCAAAGGCTCATTTAAGGCGGCCTCCTATGCGGCCGGAGCCGCTCTTGCGGGAGTGCAGAAACTCTTGGACAAGGAGTTCGATAATGTCTTTGCTCTGGTCCGCCCGCCCGGTCACCATGCCCGCTCCAACTGGGGAATGGGTTTCTGTATCTTCAACAACCTGGCCATAGCGGCCAGATACGCCCAGAAGATGGGTCTAAAGAAGGTCTTAATCCTCGACTTCGATGCCCATCACGGCAACGGCATCCAGGATATCTTCTATAGCGATCCTTCGGTTCTCTATATCTCTATTCATAATCATCCCTTCTATCCGGGAACAGGCTTC
The sequence above is drawn from the Actinomycetota bacterium genome and encodes:
- a CDS encoding histone deacetylase → MNRTALIYDPVFLEHKTGAKHPEKPERLLAVMGHLKETGILPKLAQVRPRKATMGEIAMVHVKDYISELKTMTDKGGGHLDLDTVVSKGSFKAASYAAGAALAGVQKLLDKEFDNVFALVRPPGHHARSNWGMGFCIFNNLAIAARYAQKMGLKKVLILDFDAHHGNGIQDIFYSDPSVLYISIHNHPFYPGTGFLNDVGIGEGKGYTVNFPMSQRAGDELYLRTFKEIIAPISRQFKPDIVMIAAGFDGHHCDPLGGLGLTCMGYSKIAKIMLELASELCKGRLLIALEGGYDLIALSYSVAAVLNEMAALGLKAEDPYGQVVEDLDEDPDLIESFKEMHGNYWKI